From the Rhodoferax sp. WC2427 genome, one window contains:
- the pcnB gene encoding polynucleotide adenylyltransferase PcnB, whose protein sequence is MIKTFIDKILGKKPAAAKMPKFGKRVEIPVSEHGINPNLVDERALNVVSTLQQAGFEAYIVGGAVRDLLVGLRPKDFDVATNATPEQVKGLFRRAFIIGRRFRIVHVVYGRGRENEVIEVSTFRAYMDNAAAEQVAGNERTSKSELANMKHAVDASGRVLRDNVWGPQEEDAVRRDFTINAMYYDPKSQIVVDYHGGLKDSKNHTIRMIGDPATRYREDPVRIIRAVRFAAKLGPLGFTLEPKTAAPLVHSQKLLADVPQSRLFDEMLKLLQTGHAVATIAQLRKLGMATGIYPLLDVVVERADQPFVLAALQDTDRRVGEGKPVAPSFLLACVLWADVRDGWATRSGQQPSFAALQDAVEDVFNARIGDVSGRGRLAGDMRETWLMQPRFEKRVGSGPYGMIDQPRFRAAFDFMRLRADAGEVDQLIADWWQEFTTGSDDQREDLLAQAREEQTRRQKPVRVPRVVPVVSATASVDLAPQADPDAAPKKRRRRRKPSGGVGSGGGAAPGSDA, encoded by the coding sequence ATGATCAAGACATTCATCGACAAAATTCTCGGCAAAAAGCCTGCCGCCGCCAAAATGCCCAAGTTTGGCAAGCGCGTCGAAATCCCCGTATCCGAGCACGGCATTAACCCCAACCTGGTCGACGAGCGCGCCCTCAACGTGGTCAGCACCCTGCAGCAAGCGGGGTTTGAAGCCTACATCGTCGGCGGTGCCGTGCGCGACCTGCTGGTCGGCCTGCGCCCCAAAGACTTCGACGTGGCCACCAACGCCACGCCCGAGCAGGTCAAGGGCCTGTTTCGCCGCGCCTTCATCATCGGGCGGCGCTTTCGCATCGTCCACGTGGTCTATGGCCGGGGCCGCGAAAACGAAGTCATCGAAGTCTCCACCTTCCGCGCCTACATGGACAATGCCGCCGCCGAGCAGGTCGCGGGCAACGAGCGCACCAGCAAGAGCGAGCTGGCCAACATGAAGCACGCGGTCGATGCCAGTGGCCGCGTCCTGCGCGACAACGTCTGGGGCCCGCAGGAAGAAGACGCGGTCCGCCGCGACTTCACCATCAACGCCATGTACTACGACCCCAAAAGCCAGATCGTGGTGGACTACCACGGCGGCCTGAAGGACAGCAAAAACCACACCATCCGCATGATCGGCGACCCCGCTACCCGCTACCGCGAAGACCCGGTGCGCATCATCCGCGCCGTGCGTTTTGCCGCCAAGCTCGGGCCCTTGGGCTTTACCCTGGAGCCCAAGACCGCCGCTCCGCTGGTGCATTCGCAAAAGCTGCTGGCCGACGTGCCGCAAAGCCGCCTGTTCGACGAAATGCTCAAGCTGCTGCAAACCGGCCACGCTGTGGCCACCATCGCCCAGCTGCGCAAGCTCGGCATGGCCACCGGCATCTACCCGCTGCTGGATGTGGTGGTGGAGCGCGCCGACCAGCCCTTTGTGCTGGCCGCCCTGCAAGACACCGACCGCCGGGTGGGCGAGGGCAAGCCCGTCGCGCCCAGCTTCCTGCTGGCCTGCGTGCTGTGGGCCGACGTGCGCGACGGCTGGGCCACCCGCTCGGGGCAACAGCCCTCGTTTGCGGCCCTGCAAGACGCCGTGGAAGACGTGTTCAATGCCCGCATTGGCGACGTATCGGGCCGGGGCCGCCTGGCCGGCGACATGCGCGAAACCTGGCTGATGCAACCCCGCTTCGAGAAGCGCGTGGGCAGCGGCCCCTACGGCATGATCGACCAGCCGCGCTTCCGCGCCGCCTTTGACTTCATGCGCCTGCGCGCCGATGCCGGAGAAGTGGACCAGCTCATCGCCGACTGGTGGCAAGAATTCACCACCGGCAGCGACGACCAACGCGAAGACCTGCTGGCCCAGGCCCGCGAAGAGCAGACCCGCCGCCAAAAGCCGGTGCGCGTGCCGCGTGTGGTGCCCGTGGTCAGTGCCACGGCGTCTGTAGATCTGGCACCCCAGGCCGACCCCGATGCCGCGCCTAAAAAACGCCGCCGCCGCCGCAAGCCCAGCGGTGGTGTTGGTAGTGGTGGTGGTGCCGCGCCAGGCTCCGATGCCTGA